The following are encoded in a window of Ruminiclostridium herbifermentans genomic DNA:
- the iorA gene encoding indolepyruvate ferredoxin oxidoreductase subunit alpha: MSKKLLMGNEAIAFGAIRAGVNVVTGYPGTPSTEVLETIAHNNPGDLYVEWSVNEKSAMEIAAGAAYSGARTMVTMKQVGLNVAADPLMTLAYIGVKGGMVILVADDPGPFSSQTEQDTRHFAKFSNLPVLDPSTPEEAYEMVQYAFELSELVKLPVFLRPTTRVCHACATIDVDDGRISNKPEGFVKDLNWVIFPNLSYRKHIHIEKLQDELSDIFSKLKFNQVYGKGRLGVAVSGVAYTYVTEAVEKLKADIKVFKAGTPYPLPKDKAEEFLSGLDEVLVFEELDPVLEEELTLYCAANKKNVNILGKKTHHLPCAGEYTFELVYSALAKFIGVEIAEGEKAEIPALPTRAPVLCAGCPHRASFYATKVALKGQKAVFSGDIGCYTLGNAKPLDMVDTCLCMGAGITVAQGIHRTQPDTKNVAFVGDSTFFHTGIPGIINAVYNNTDITVIILDNSTTAMTGHQPHPGIGKTMMNSISNKIDIYSVVKACGVGHITKGNPLDFKNAVELIKQAVEFNGPSVVIFEAPCIALFKPTELYEVNENCKNCKRCINTIGCPAISIMDGEVKIEPSLCYGCGLCTNVCPFNAIRRCEK; encoded by the coding sequence ATGAGTAAAAAATTACTTATGGGTAACGAGGCAATAGCATTTGGTGCTATAAGAGCCGGAGTTAATGTGGTAACAGGCTATCCCGGAACGCCTTCTACTGAAGTACTTGAGACCATAGCGCATAATAATCCGGGAGATTTATATGTAGAGTGGTCTGTAAATGAAAAGTCTGCAATGGAAATTGCAGCTGGAGCAGCTTACAGCGGAGCTAGAACAATGGTTACAATGAAACAGGTTGGACTAAATGTGGCAGCTGACCCCCTAATGACTTTAGCTTATATAGGTGTTAAGGGCGGAATGGTAATATTAGTTGCAGATGATCCAGGCCCTTTTTCATCGCAAACAGAGCAGGATACCAGACATTTTGCTAAATTTTCAAATCTTCCTGTATTAGACCCTTCTACCCCTGAAGAGGCTTACGAAATGGTTCAATATGCTTTTGAACTATCGGAACTGGTTAAATTACCAGTGTTTTTAAGACCAACAACTAGAGTATGTCATGCATGTGCTACAATTGATGTAGATGATGGAAGAATTAGTAATAAGCCAGAAGGTTTTGTTAAAGACCTTAATTGGGTTATATTTCCAAATCTATCATATAGAAAACATATTCATATTGAGAAGCTTCAAGATGAATTAAGCGATATTTTCTCAAAACTCAAGTTTAATCAAGTTTATGGAAAAGGCAGGCTTGGAGTTGCTGTATCTGGAGTAGCCTATACATATGTGACCGAAGCAGTTGAGAAATTAAAGGCTGATATAAAGGTATTTAAGGCTGGAACTCCTTATCCACTGCCAAAGGATAAAGCAGAAGAGTTCCTTTCTGGATTAGACGAAGTACTTGTATTTGAAGAACTTGACCCTGTTCTTGAAGAAGAATTGACTTTATACTGTGCAGCTAACAAGAAAAATGTAAATATATTAGGAAAGAAAACTCATCATCTGCCATGTGCAGGAGAATATACCTTTGAATTGGTTTATTCTGCTTTAGCAAAATTCATAGGTGTTGAAATAGCTGAAGGTGAAAAAGCTGAAATACCAGCACTTCCAACTAGAGCACCTGTACTTTGTGCTGGATGTCCTCACAGAGCATCTTTCTATGCAACAAAAGTGGCCTTAAAGGGACAAAAAGCTGTATTCTCAGGGGATATTGGCTGCTATACCCTTGGAAATGCAAAGCCATTAGATATGGTGGACACTTGCTTGTGTATGGGAGCAGGTATTACTGTGGCGCAGGGAATTCATAGAACACAGCCTGATACAAAGAATGTTGCCTTTGTTGGAGATTCAACCTTTTTCCACACTGGAATACCTGGCATAATAAATGCTGTTTACAATAATACCGATATTACAGTAATTATACTTGATAACAGCACTACCGCAATGACTGGGCATCAGCCTCATCCCGGCATTGGTAAAACTATGATGAACAGTATTTCAAACAAAATTGATATTTATAGTGTTGTAAAAGCCTGTGGAGTTGGACATATAACCAAGGGCAATCCATTAGATTTTAAAAATGCTGTTGAACTTATAAAGCAGGCGGTAGAGTTTAATGGCCCTTCTGTAGTTATATTTGAGGCTCCTTGTATTGCATTGTTTAAACCCACCGAATTATACGAGGTTAATGAAAATTGTAAAAACTGTAAAAGGTGTATTAATACCATTGGATGTCCAGCAATTTCTATTATGGATGGAGAGGTTAAAATAGAGCCTTCCCTTTGTTATGGCTGTGGTTTGTGTACAAATGTCTGTCCATTTAATGCCATTAGGAGGTGTGAAAAATGA
- a CDS encoding indolepyruvate oxidoreductase subunit beta — MINSKYDILIAGVGGQGTVLASRLIAAAAIKQGSFARTSETIGMSQRGGCVVSHVRINSEKSGSIIPFNTADMLIGFELAEVARNMQRLSKEGCCIINTQVIKPVSASLGASQYDIEGITKYIEDNSKEIYFIDGYDIAKEAGSVKAVNVVLLGAATAVGKMPFSKEVMLEAIVENVPQKFRELNEKAFVMGYDFISTTQSK, encoded by the coding sequence ATGATTAATTCTAAATATGACATCTTAATAGCTGGTGTTGGCGGACAGGGAACTGTGCTTGCATCAAGACTTATTGCAGCTGCTGCTATAAAACAGGGAAGCTTTGCAAGAACTTCTGAAACTATTGGAATGTCTCAAAGAGGCGGTTGTGTAGTTAGCCATGTAAGAATAAATAGCGAAAAGTCCGGTTCAATAATACCTTTTAACACTGCAGACATGCTAATTGGCTTTGAACTGGCAGAAGTTGCGAGAAATATGCAAAGGCTTTCAAAGGAAGGCTGCTGCATAATTAATACTCAGGTGATAAAACCTGTATCTGCTTCTTTAGGAGCATCCCAGTATGACATTGAAGGAATTACAAAATACATAGAGGATAATTCAAAAGAAATTTATTTTATTGATGGCTATGATATAGCTAAAGAGGCAGGTTCAGTCAAAGCTGTAAACGTTGTGCTTTTAGGTGCTGCAACAGCTGTAGGTAAGATGCCCTTTAGCAAAGAAGTTATGCTTGAAGCAATTGTTGAAAATGTACCTCAGAAGTTCAGAGAATTAAATGAGAAGGCTTTTGTGATGGGGTATGATTTCATTTCAACAACGCAGTCAAAATAA
- a CDS encoding phenylacetate--CoA ligase family protein: MSTVQFELLKKLLVNVSQNSPFYKEKFNKSGVNIEEIKCLEDIKKLPFTTKEELRDVYPLGLQAVPDEKVVRIHSSSGTTGKPIIIPYTAQDVEDWAIMMARSFEIAGVTPLDRVQITPGYGLWTAGIGFQAGVEKLGAMAVPMGPGNTDKQLQMMMDLKSTVIIGTSSYALVLAEEVAKRGIRSQINLRKGVIGSERWGEKMRQRIRNELNIEIYDIYGLTEIYGPGIGIDCDYHDGMHYYDDYLYFEIIDSQTGEVLPEGETGELVITTLRKEGAPLLRYRTRDLTRIIPGKCKCGRTYPRIDRIIGRTDDMVKVKGVNIYPGQIDEVLREVEGVSSEYQIIIDHINGKDVMTLKVEYNSDGDTDRSDLEDSIVDIFKKKIGIQIIAEASGIGSLPRSEKKSKRIIDYRHC; this comes from the coding sequence ATGAGTACGGTTCAGTTCGAGTTGTTAAAAAAATTACTTGTTAATGTAAGTCAAAATAGTCCATTCTATAAGGAAAAGTTCAATAAGAGCGGAGTTAATATTGAAGAAATAAAATGTCTGGAAGATATTAAAAAACTGCCATTTACTACAAAGGAAGAGTTAAGAGACGTATATCCCCTTGGATTACAGGCAGTTCCCGATGAAAAGGTTGTTAGAATACATTCTTCATCAGGAACTACAGGAAAGCCGATAATAATTCCTTATACAGCGCAGGATGTAGAGGATTGGGCTATAATGATGGCAAGGAGTTTTGAGATTGCTGGTGTTACTCCTTTAGACAGAGTTCAAATTACACCTGGATACGGCTTGTGGACAGCAGGAATTGGTTTTCAAGCTGGAGTGGAAAAACTAGGTGCAATGGCTGTGCCAATGGGCCCTGGAAACACTGATAAACAGCTGCAAATGATGATGGATTTGAAGTCAACAGTTATAATTGGAACCTCGTCATATGCATTAGTGCTTGCTGAAGAGGTTGCAAAAAGAGGAATCCGTTCACAGATTAATTTGAGAAAAGGTGTAATAGGTTCTGAACGCTGGGGAGAAAAAATGAGACAGCGTATTAGGAATGAGTTAAATATCGAAATTTATGATATATATGGACTTACAGAGATTTATGGACCTGGCATAGGAATTGATTGTGACTATCATGATGGAATGCATTACTATGACGATTACCTATACTTTGAGATTATTGATTCACAAACAGGAGAAGTTCTTCCTGAAGGTGAGACAGGTGAACTTGTTATTACTACATTGAGGAAAGAGGGTGCACCTCTTTTAAGATACAGAACCAGAGATTTAACTAGAATAATTCCTGGAAAATGTAAGTGTGGACGTACATATCCTCGTATAGACAGAATAATCGGCAGAACAGATGACATGGTAAAGGTAAAAGGTGTAAACATCTATCCTGGTCAAATAGATGAAGTTCTTCGAGAAGTTGAAGGGGTTAGCAGTGAATATCAAATAATAATTGACCACATAAATGGCAAGGATGTTATGACACTCAAGGTTGAGTATAATTCAGACGGTGATACTGACCGCTCAGATTTAGAAGATAGTATTGTAGATATTTTCAAAAAGAAAATTGGAATACAAATTATTGCTGAGGCCAGTGGAATTGGAAGTCTTCCTAGAAGTGAAAAGAAGAGTAAAAGGATTATAGACTACCGTCACTGCTAA